The Angustibacter sp. Root456 genome contains the following window.
GTCATCCGCATCAGCAGGGTGTCGTGGGTGATGCCGGCGTTGGCGACGAGCACCTCGACCGGTCCGTGCGCCTGCTCGGCCTCGGTGAACGCGGCGTCGACGCTCGCCGTGTCGGTGACGTCGCACCGCACGGCCAGCGCGCCGGTGCCCTCGAGCTCGGCCGGCAGCTCGCCCGACCGGCTGGTCACGGCCACGCGGTCGCCGTCCGCGGCGAACGCGCGCGCGATGGCCAGTCCGATCCCGCGGTTGCCGCCGGTGACGAGCACGCTGCGGCCGGCCGCCTGCTCACCCCCAGCCGTCGGTGAGGTCGTCGTCGTGGTCATGGCCGGACGCTATCGGCTACCCACGGGTATCCCCCAAACGGACGCGGCCGGACCGACAAACCGGTACGTGCTGCCAGCCGTCGTGGGTAGGGTCGCCCCCGTGACGAGCCGATCCGTGGACGAGGACTTTCGCGCGCTCCCCCTGCAGCAGCTGGCCGACGCCGCGCTGCAGCGGGCGCGAGATCTGGGGGCCGAGCACGCCGACCTGCGGGTCGAGCGCGTGCGCGAGAGCGACCTGCGCCTGCACGACGCCCAGCGAGCCGGGGGCGGCGACTCCACCGACTCCGGCCTCGCGGTGCGCGTGGTGGTCGACGGCACGTGGGGCTTCTCGGCCTCAGCTGACCTGACCCCGGAGGCGGCCGTCGAGGCCGCGACGCGTGCGGTGGAGCTGGCCCGGGTCTCGCGGCCGCTGTCGACCGAGCGCGTCGAGCTCGCGCCCGAGCCGGCGCACACCGGGGAGTGGGTGTCGGCGTACGGCATCGACCCCTTCGACATCGCCGACTCCGACAAGGCCGAGCTGTTCGAGACGTGGTCGCGCCAGCTCCTGGACGCCGGCCTCAACCACGTCGACGCCGACTTCGGCGCGGTGAAGGAGCAGAAGTTCTACGCCGACCTGCACGGCACCGCGACCACGCAGCAGCGCGTCCGCGTGCAGCCGGTGCTCACCGGCGTGGTCGTCACGGGTGACGGCGTCGAGACGATGCGCACGCTCGCGCCGCCCGTGGGCCGCGGCTGGGAGTACGTCGTCGGCACGGCAGCGGACGGCGCGTGGGACTGGGCGAGCGAGATCGCGGCGCTCCCGGGTCTGACGGTCGAGAAGCTCAAGGCGCCATCGGTCGAGGCGGGGCGCTACGACCTCGTCATCGACCCCAGCAACCTCTGGCTGACGATCCACGAGTCCATCGGCCACGCCACGGAGCTCGACCGCGCGCTCGGCTACGAGGCGGCCTACGCAGGCATGTCCTTCGCGACGCCCGACCAGCTCGGCACGCTGCGCTACGGCACGCCGCTCATGCACGTCACCGGCGACCGCACCGTCGAGCACGGCCTGGCCACCACCGGCTGGGACGACGAGGGCGTCGCCACGGGCCAGTTCGACATCGTGCGCGACGGCACGCTCGTCGGCTACCAGCTCGACCGTCGCATCGCCCGGCTCACCGGCCAGGAGCGCTCGAACGGCTGCGCCTTCGCCGACTCCTACGCCCACGTGCCGATCCAGCGCATGGCCAACGTCAGCCTGCAGCCGGCGCCGGACGGCCCCTCGACCGAGGAGATCATCGCCGGTGTCGAGCGCGGCATCTACGTCGTCGGCGACAAGTCCTGGTCGATCGACATGCAGCGCTACAACTTCCAGTTCACCGGGCAGCGGTTCTACCGCATCGAGAACGGCCGGCTCGCCGGCATGGTGAAGGACGTCGCGTACCAGGCGACGACCACCGACTTCTGGGGCTCGATGGCCGTCGTCGGCGGCCCGCAGACGTGGGTGCTCGGCGGCGCGTTCAACTGCGGCAAGGGCCAACCCGGCCAGGTGGCCGCGGTGAGTCACGGTTGCCCGAGCGCGCTGTTCACCGACGTGAGGATCCTGAACACGACCCAGGAGGGCCAGGCATGAGCGAGCGCACCCACCCCGGCGAGCTCGCGGAGCGGGCCCTCGCGGCCGCCACCGGGCCCTGTGTGGTGCTCGTCGGCGCCCACCAGCAGGCCAACCTGCGCTGGGCCGCGAACACGTTGACCACCAACGGC
Protein-coding sequences here:
- a CDS encoding TldD/PmbA family protein, with translation MTSRSVDEDFRALPLQQLADAALQRARDLGAEHADLRVERVRESDLRLHDAQRAGGGDSTDSGLAVRVVVDGTWGFSASADLTPEAAVEAATRAVELARVSRPLSTERVELAPEPAHTGEWVSAYGIDPFDIADSDKAELFETWSRQLLDAGLNHVDADFGAVKEQKFYADLHGTATTQQRVRVQPVLTGVVVTGDGVETMRTLAPPVGRGWEYVVGTAADGAWDWASEIAALPGLTVEKLKAPSVEAGRYDLVIDPSNLWLTIHESIGHATELDRALGYEAAYAGMSFATPDQLGTLRYGTPLMHVTGDRTVEHGLATTGWDDEGVATGQFDIVRDGTLVGYQLDRRIARLTGQERSNGCAFADSYAHVPIQRMANVSLQPAPDGPSTEEIIAGVERGIYVVGDKSWSIDMQRYNFQFTGQRFYRIENGRLAGMVKDVAYQATTTDFWGSMAVVGGPQTWVLGGAFNCGKGQPGQVAAVSHGCPSALFTDVRILNTTQEGQA